From a single Nymphaea colorata isolate Beijing-Zhang1983 chromosome 4, ASM883128v2, whole genome shotgun sequence genomic region:
- the LOC116253752 gene encoding 40S ribosomal protein S3-3: MATQISKKRKFVADGVFFAELNEVLTRELAEDGYSGVEVRVTPMRTEIIIRATRTQNVLGEKGRRIRELTSVVQKRFNFPENSVELYAEKVNNRGLCAIAQAESLRYKLLGGLAVRRACYGVLRFVMESGAKGCEVIVSGKLRAQRAKSMKFKDGYMISSGQPVNEYIDSAVRHVLLRQGVLGIKVKIMLDWDPKGKQGPTTPLPDLVTIHTPKEEEEYAQPVLVKEIDVAA; the protein is encoded by the exons ATGGCTACTCAGATCAGCAAGAAGAGGAAg TTCGTTGCGGATGGGGTCTTCTTTGCCGAACTAAACGAAGTCCTTACTAGGGAACTGGCAGAAGATGGGTACTCTGGTGTTGAAGTCCGGGTTACTCCAATGCGCACGGAGATCATCATCCGAGCGACCAGAACTCAGAATGTTCTTG GTGAAAAGGGAAGGAGGATCAGAGAATTAACATCTGTTGTGCAGAAGAGATTTAATTTCCCAGAGAACAGTGTGGAGCTATATGCTGAGAAGGTCAATAATAGAGGTCTTTGTGCCATTGCTCAAGCAGAGTCTCTTCGTTACAAGCTTCTTGGTGGTCTTGCCGTTAGGAG GGCGTGTTATGGAGTTCTACGTTTTGTCATGGAGAGTGGTGCAAAGGGTTGTGAG GTCATTGTCAGTGGAAAGCTGAGGGCACAACGTGCCAAGTCCATGAAGTTCAAGGATGGCTATATGATTTCGTCAGGCCAACCTGTGAATGAGTACATTGACTCGGCCGTGAGGCATGTCTTgttgagacag GGTGTTCTTGGAATCAAAGTGAAGATCATGCTGGATTGGGATCCAAAGGGAAAGCAAGGGCCAACTACACCATTGCCGGATCTCGTCACCATCCATACtccgaaagaagaagaggagtaTGCCCAACCCGTTCTAGTAAAAGAAATCGACGTTGCTGCTTGA